The following coding sequences lie in one Peribacillus frigoritolerans genomic window:
- a CDS encoding DUF1146 family protein, translating into MFSAMGQQALTGIIAHLFFIAVTWWALQALHFDKILRSNSVIKARVLYILLTVAIGSVVSNFFLDYLGFANQLPYMFSND; encoded by the coding sequence ATGTTTTCAGCAATGGGACAGCAGGCTTTAACAGGAATAATTGCACACTTGTTTTTCATCGCAGTTACCTGGTGGGCTCTCCAGGCATTACATTTTGATAAAATATTAAGATCCAATTCTGTCATCAAGGCCAGGGTTTTATATATTTTATTAACGGTTGCCATCGGTTCAGTTGTAAGTAATTTCTTCCTCGACTACCTGGGATTTGCAAATCAACTTCCGTATATGTTTAGTAATGACTGA